In Spirochaetota bacterium, one DNA window encodes the following:
- the glgB gene encoding 1,4-alpha-glucan branching protein GlgB, translating to MLLNELWKEIRSNPFSVLGIQKIEKRYYIRILPNDADSVKICNRNNNQEIVVLKNRDGFFYTELEDKIDYILKYKKDDYEWIEKDPYSFPPVISDYDLYLFSEGTHRRVWEILGAHITDCQGITGTVFAVWAPNAKSVRLIGEFNNWDKNRFYMRTRNSTGVWEFFLPEVVHSVKYKFAVESINGSIVEKSDPFAFCTELRPNTASITYQLQDTWGDQEWVQSRSNHINQALSIYECHLDSWIRDEKNNSLSYCEIVIPLAEYILEHGFTHVELIGILEYPFDGSWGYQVTGYYAPTARYGSPNDFMCFVDYLHKCGIGVILDWVPAHFPNDAHGLGNFDGTALYEHEDPKLGWHNDWGTYIFNYGRSEVSQFLIGSALYWLDVFHIDGLRVDAVASMLYLDYSRKDGEWIPNKYGCRENLEAIKFLQSLHTEIERYYPNVMTIAEESTSYPKVTAPISEGGLGFTYKWNMGWMNDTLNYFSIDPLFRSWHHQEITFSLMYAFNEHFVLPFSHDEVVHGKGTLLDRMPGNDWEKFANLRLMYSYMWAYPGKKLLFAGQEWAPWQEWCESQSIDWHLNSYALHTGMRYLIKDLNHLYNTESALYQIDSDSSTFQWIDCDNTESGLLIWVREDYIGNKILIVLNLNTIIKEHYRVGTPVSGSYREIFNSDSSHYGGANILNDQYIYTEKISWQDQENSLLINIGPLSAVMFKISPY from the coding sequence ATGTTGTTGAATGAATTATGGAAAGAAATTCGATCAAATCCTTTCTCAGTGCTAGGTATACAAAAAATAGAAAAGAGATATTATATTAGAATACTACCTAATGATGCTGATTCTGTGAAAATTTGTAATAGAAATAATAATCAAGAAATAGTAGTACTTAAAAATAGAGATGGATTTTTTTATACAGAATTAGAGGACAAAATAGATTATATATTAAAATATAAAAAAGATGATTATGAATGGATAGAAAAAGATCCTTATTCTTTCCCTCCTGTGATTAGCGATTATGATTTATATTTGTTTTCTGAAGGAACTCATAGACGAGTTTGGGAAATACTAGGGGCTCATATAACAGACTGTCAAGGAATTACAGGAACAGTATTTGCTGTTTGGGCACCTAATGCTAAGAGTGTTCGTCTTATAGGAGAATTTAATAATTGGGATAAAAATAGATTTTATATGCGTACTCGTAATAGCACAGGTGTCTGGGAATTTTTTTTACCTGAGGTGGTACATTCTGTAAAATATAAATTTGCTGTTGAATCTATAAATGGATCTATTGTAGAAAAAAGTGATCCTTTTGCTTTTTGTACAGAATTGAGACCAAATACAGCTTCTATTACTTATCAATTACAAGATACATGGGGTGATCAAGAATGGGTACAATCACGGAGTAATCATATAAATCAAGCATTGAGTATTTATGAATGTCATTTGGATTCGTGGATAAGAGATGAAAAAAACAATTCTTTATCATATTGTGAAATTGTTATTCCTTTGGCGGAATATATTTTGGAACATGGATTTACTCATGTAGAATTAATAGGTATTTTAGAATATCCTTTTGATGGATCTTGGGGTTATCAAGTAACAGGTTATTATGCTCCGACAGCTCGTTATGGTTCTCCTAATGATTTTATGTGTTTTGTTGATTATCTACACAAATGTGGTATAGGTGTTATACTGGATTGGGTACCGGCACATTTTCCTAATGATGCCCATGGCTTGGGTAATTTTGATGGAACAGCATTATACGAACATGAAGATCCCAAATTAGGATGGCATAATGATTGGGGTACTTATATCTTTAATTATGGTCGTAGTGAAGTGAGTCAGTTTTTGATAGGAAGTGCTTTGTATTGGTTAGATGTTTTTCATATAGATGGTTTGAGAGTAGATGCAGTAGCGTCTATGTTATACTTGGATTACTCTCGTAAAGACGGGGAGTGGATTCCTAACAAATATGGATGTCGTGAAAATTTAGAAGCTATAAAATTTTTACAATCTCTTCATACGGAGATCGAGCGTTATTATCCTAATGTAATGACTATTGCAGAGGAGTCAACCTCTTATCCAAAAGTTACAGCGCCTATTTCTGAAGGAGGATTGGGTTTTACATACAAATGGAATATGGGATGGATGAATGATACTTTGAATTATTTTTCTATAGATCCTCTGTTTCGATCATGGCATCATCAAGAAATAACTTTTTCCTTAATGTATGCTTTTAATGAGCACTTTGTACTTCCCTTTTCTCACGATGAAGTGGTGCATGGAAAAGGAACTTTATTAGATCGAATGCCTGGTAATGATTGGGAAAAATTTGCAAATTTACGATTAATGTATAGTTATATGTGGGCATATCCTGGTAAAAAATTATTGTTTGCTGGTCAAGAATGGGCTCCATGGCAAGAATGGTGTGAATCTCAATCTATTGATTGGCATTTGAACAGTTATGCACTGCATACAGGAATGCGTTATTTGATAAAAGATCTCAATCATCTCTATAATACAGAATCTGCTCTTTATCAAATAGATAGTGATTCAAGTACTTTTCAATGGATAGATTGTGATAATACTGAATCTGGATTATTGATATGGGTGAGAGAAGATTATATAGGAAATAAAATATTGATTGTATTGAATTTGAATACTATTATTAAAGAACACTATAGGGTGGGAACTCCTGTATCAGGATCTTATAGAGAAATTTTTAATAGTGATAGCTCTCACTATGGTGGAGCAAATATATTGAATGATCAATATATATATACAGAAAAAATTTCATGGCAAGATCAAGAGAATTCTTTACTAATAAATATTGGCCCTTTATCTGCTGTCATGTTCAAGATTTCCCCATATTAA
- the coaE gene encoding dephospho-CoA kinase (Dephospho-CoA kinase (CoaE) performs the final step in coenzyme A biosynthesis.), whose protein sequence is MNKACIIGLYGQVGTGKSTVSQFFVSKKWTYINQDLLGHQVIDEYRDEIVQLFGDQIIEYNQIDRNKLGALVFNDPQKMSDLVKFSYPIIIHKTKKLLAQHDNHTIIEGAFFYKVRHSIPYTHLIYIETTHDILYQRLINRGHTISWIDKVLSSQQDIQEHKILADFVLNNDGEKEALHSQIQNILSQLF, encoded by the coding sequence ATGAATAAAGCTTGTATTATAGGATTGTACGGGCAAGTGGGTACAGGCAAAAGCACGGTGTCTCAATTTTTTGTATCCAAAAAATGGACTTATATTAATCAAGATCTTTTAGGTCATCAAGTAATTGATGAATATAGGGATGAAATAGTACAATTATTTGGCGATCAAATAATAGAATACAATCAGATTGATAGAAATAAACTTGGTGCTCTAGTCTTTAATGATCCTCAAAAAATGTCTGACTTAGTAAAATTTTCTTATCCTATTATTATTCACAAAACAAAAAAGTTGTTAGCTCAACATGATAATCATACTATTATAGAAGGTGCTTTTTTTTATAAAGTGAGACATAGTATTCCGTATACGCATCTTATTTATATAGAAACAACTCATGATATTCTCTACCAACGTCTTATCAACAGAGGGCATACTATCTCTTGGATAGACAAAGTTCTCTCTTCTCAACAAGATATCCAAGAGCATAAAATATTAGCCGATTTTGTCCTCAATAATGATGGAGAAAAAGAGGCTCTTCATAGCCAAATTCAAAATATTCTTTCTCAGTTATTTTAA
- a CDS encoding SpoIID/LytB domain-containing protein: protein MLKFFYMLLFVLLILSNVSYTAPQSKRIHTRVLLSSDLIYKISLKDPYSIIVNNKKVLYKGNLDIRFHKQGIVLNNKLLTTPCIKVLGTTSFSVNNRAYRGSFVIHREKNNLNFVNIVELEQYLLSVVPSEIYKSWNHETLKAQAVAARTYALYEMKNSRQNKNRNFDLFADTRSQVYNGIKEEYKNTSKAVWATEGQVLTYKGALIKSYFSSSIGGMSAAGHEIGDNKPYLNPVKSYYSKQNPNNIWAIKIPLKKIQQQYKTTQIKSMDVSSRSPSGRINKINIKDSRGKITSISGYQFREKMGATNMKSTRAKITVSKSGNLIIKGTGYGHGVGMGQWEAQELAQRGAGYSQILKYFYQGTRLQKLY from the coding sequence ATGTTAAAATTTTTTTATATGCTATTATTTGTATTATTGATATTATCAAATGTATCTTATACAGCACCTCAATCAAAAAGAATACATACAAGAGTTCTTTTAAGTTCAGATTTAATCTATAAAATTAGCTTGAAAGATCCTTATAGTATTATTGTTAATAATAAAAAAGTATTGTACAAAGGTAATTTGGATATTCGATTTCATAAACAAGGTATAGTACTTAATAATAAATTGTTAACAACACCATGCATAAAAGTTTTAGGGACGACATCTTTTTCTGTAAATAATCGTGCTTATAGAGGATCTTTTGTTATACATAGAGAAAAGAATAATCTTAATTTTGTGAATATTGTAGAATTAGAGCAGTATTTGTTGAGTGTTGTTCCGTCAGAAATATATAAGTCTTGGAATCATGAAACATTAAAAGCTCAAGCTGTTGCTGCAAGAACTTATGCCTTATATGAAATGAAAAATAGTAGACAGAATAAAAATAGAAATTTTGATCTTTTTGCGGATACGAGATCTCAAGTTTATAATGGTATAAAAGAAGAATATAAAAATACTTCCAAAGCAGTCTGGGCAACAGAAGGACAAGTATTGACTTACAAGGGTGCTTTGATAAAATCTTACTTTTCATCTTCTATTGGTGGTATGAGTGCTGCTGGACATGAAATCGGCGATAATAAACCTTATTTGAATCCTGTGAAATCATATTATTCAAAACAAAATCCTAATAATATTTGGGCTATAAAAATTCCTTTGAAAAAAATACAACAACAATATAAAACTACTCAGATTAAATCTATGGATGTTTCTTCTCGAAGCCCTTCAGGGCGTATTAATAAAATTAATATCAAAGATTCTAGAGGAAAAATAACTTCTATCAGTGGATATCAATTTAGAGAAAAAATGGGTGCTACGAATATGAAAAGTACAAGAGCCAAAATAACCGTCTCTAAATCAGGAAATCTTATTATTAAGGGAACAGGATATGGACATGGCGTGGGTATGGGACAGTGGGAAGCTCAAGAACTAGCACAAAGAGGTGCTGGCTATTCTCAAATATTGAAATATTTTTATCAAGGAACACGCTTACAAAAATTATATTAA
- the lspA gene encoding signal peptidase II produces the protein MTKIKNNLLLITIVLGAFTLDMYTKWAILQTFNYQPYPLSDSISVIDIYFKLTYVQNFGITFGLLSDLPKSYTVAILSITSSIALIILGYFYHNISKLLKEVAVPTGRIALAMILGGALGNIIDRMIRGFVVDFLDFGIATYRWYTFNVADIFIVSGCILLSILIIFFEIKEDKTINKSLT, from the coding sequence ATGACAAAAATAAAAAATAATTTATTATTGATAACTATTGTATTAGGTGCATTCACCTTAGATATGTATACTAAATGGGCTATTTTACAAACATTTAATTATCAACCGTACCCTCTCAGTGATTCAATCTCTGTTATTGATATTTATTTCAAATTAACATATGTACAAAATTTTGGAATTACTTTTGGATTATTAAGCGATTTACCAAAATCATACACTGTAGCCATCCTCTCTATCACATCATCAATAGCATTAATAATTTTAGGGTATTTCTACCACAATATCTCTAAATTACTCAAAGAAGTAGCAGTTCCTACTGGACGAATAGCTCTAGCAATGATTTTAGGTGGAGCTCTAGGTAATATTATCGATAGAATGATTAGAGGATTTGTTGTCGATTTTTTAGATTTTGGAATAGCAACATATCGTTGGTATACTTTTAATGTTGCCGATATTTTTATTGTATCAGGTTGTATTTTATTATCTATTCTGATTATTTTCTTTGAAATTAAAGAAGATAAAACTATAAATAAATCATTAACATAA